A genomic segment from Corylus avellana chromosome ca5, CavTom2PMs-1.0 encodes:
- the LOC132180777 gene encoding receptor-like protein kinase FERONIA: MWNRSKTSLWTTPSPPLIPLYLAFLLNHLTSAVARATPSPYTPTDNILLDCASSENSTALDGRLWIGDVNPEFFPLEHSQNQASLTTRAVPQSPVATQVPYATARLSLSPFTYLFRVTAGQKFIRLYFYPNSYPNFDRFKALFSVKAGSFTLLNNFNASLTADADDDPGDTIFREYCVNIEEGQRLNITFTPSAANAYALVNGIEILSMPSNLYYTSSDKGLFFVGQYNQFYIDNNTTLEMVYRLNVGGRSISAYEDTGMFRRWNQDDNYFFAFEQSVVIANTSIELKYTKVPPYTAPDEVYTTARAMGPNKTLNKMHNLNWELPVDSGFNYLVRLHFCEFQSEITQQHEREFLIFIANQKVEPAADVIYWSGGNGVPVYRDYVVSMFDKEGVKKMNLSIGLQANPQDWMTVYTDTILNGVEIFKVSTCSLAGPNPDPLPLGPITVVPLTPPTKSKNNRRNIVAVVGGGVSGIVVPTILGFLIFWWRKNVKDSTETGNSSLPSDLCRYLSLAEIRATTNDFDDDLIVGNGGFGNVYKGYIDDGTTPVAIKRLTSGSKQGAHEFQTEIEMLSQLRYLHLVSLIGYCDDGDEMILVYDYMARGTLRDHLYNTDNPPLPWKQRLEISIGAARALKYLHTGAKQMIIHRDVKTTNILLDENWVAKVSDFGLSKVGPSGMSKTHVSTVVKGSFGYLDPEYYKRQQLTEKSDVYSFGVVLCEVLCARPPIIRTTETAMSLARWARESYGNGKFEEMVDPSIKGEIGIRCLKKFVEVAMNCLLDNGIERPSMDDVLGGLEFALQLQESADEDVGLNAVEIEALDNEKGLFPKSTLDDCDDMSSSSGGQVSSTNSNSRVTIMTSGEQSSASTNKDSGKLMSSGTIFSGIVNRSGL, encoded by the coding sequence ATGTGGAACCGAAGCAAAACAAGTCTTTGGACCACCCCCTCACCACCTTTAATTCCACTCTATCTAGCCTTCTTGCTAAACCACCTGACCAGCGCCGTCGCCCGTGCCACCCCGTCTCCTTACACACCGACCGATAATATTCTCCTCGACTGTGCCTCCTCTGAGAATTCAACTGCATTAGACGGTCGGCTCTGGATTGGAGACGTGAATCCAGAATTCTTCCCCCTTGAACATTCACAAAACCAGGCCTCTCTAACCACCAGAGCTGTTCCACAATCCCCCGTTGCCACCCAAGTACCCTACGCCACTGCCCGGCTCTCGCTCTCCCCATTTACCTACCTGTTCCGAGTCACTGCCGGCCAAAAATTCATTCGACTTTACTTCTACCCTAATTCGTACCCCAACTTTGATCGCTTTAAAGCCCTCTTCTCTGTCAAAGCTGGTAGTTTTACTCTTCTCAATAACTTTAACGCTTCACTCACAGCAGATGCCGATGATGATCCCGGGGATACCATATTCAGAGAGTACTGTGTCAACATTGAGGAGGGTCAGAGGTTGAACATAACCTTCACCCCGAGCGCTGCTAATGCATATGCTCTTGTCAACGGAATCGAAATCTTGTCGATGCCTTCCAATCTCTATTACACTTCGTCTGACAAAGGGCTTTTTTTTGTCGGCCAGTACAACCAGTTCTACATCGATAACAACACTACTCTCGAGATGGTATATAGACTAAACGTTGGAGGCCGCTCCATCTCAGCTTATGAAGACACTGGCATGTTCCGGCGCTGGAATCAGGACGACAATTACTTCTTTGCGTTTGAACAATCTGTTGTAATTGCTAACACAAGTATTGAGCTAAAGTATACTAAGGTACCTCCGTACACTGCACCAGATGAAGTCTATACTACTGCCCGGGCAATGGGACCTAACAAAACTCTCAACAAGATGCACAATCTCAACTGGGAATTGCCCGTAGACTCTGGGTTCAATTACCTTGTTAGGCTACATTTCTGCGAGTTTCAATCAGAAATTACTCAGCAACATGAAAGAGAGTTCCTTATTTTCATAGCAAATCAAAAGGTTGAGCCAGCAGCCGATGTGATTTACTGGAGCGGTGGAAATGGTGTTCCGGTATATAGAGACTACGTCGTTTCGATGTTTGACAAAGAAGGAGTGAAGAAAATGAACCTCTCTATCGGATTACAAGCAAACCCGCAAGACTGGATGACTGTTTACACTGATACAATCTTGAATGGTGTCGAAATCTTTAAAGTAAGCACCTGCAGTCTCGCCGGACCCAATCCCGACCCACTTCCTTTGGGCCCTATAACAGTTGTGCCACTAACACCACCGACGAAGTCCAAGAATAACAGAAGAAATATAGTTGCCGTCGTTGGTGGTGGAGTTTCCGGCATTGTTGTGCCGACAATTCTCGGCTTCTTGATTTTCTGGTGGCGCAAAAATGTCAAGGACTCTACAGAGACCGGTAACTCATCTCTACCATCCGATCTGTGTCGTTACTTGTCATTGGCTGAGATCAGAGCAACCACTAACGACTTTGACGATGATCTCATTGTTGGTAATGGGGGGTTCGGCAACGTGTACAAAGGCTACATTGATGACGGAACCACCCCAGTGGCGATCAAGCGATTGACATCCGGTTCTAAACAGGGGGCCCATGAGTTCCAGACTGAGATTGAGATGCTCTCCCAGCTCCGCTACCTCCATCTCGTTTCTTTGATCGGATATTGTGACGATGGCGATGAGATGATCCTTGTCTATGATTACATGGCCCGTGGGACTCTTCGTGATCATTTGTACAACACCGATAATCCTCCTCTTCCGTGGAAGCAACGACTCGAAATCAGTATTGGTGCTGCGCGTGCATTGAAGTACCTTCATACCGGCGCGAAGCAAATGATCATTCATCGTGACGTCAAgacaacaaatattttattggatgAGAATTGGGTGGCCAAAGTGTCCGATTTTGGCTTGTCCAAAGTAGGCCCCTCTGGAATGTCCAAAACCCATGTAAGCACTGTGGTCAAGGGTAGTTTTGGGTATTTGGACCCAGAATATTACAAACGTCAACAATTGACTGAGAAGTCTGACGTGTACTCATTTGGTGTGGTTTTGTGTGAAGTATTGTGTGCAAGGCCGCCCATAATACGTACTACAGAAACAGCAATGAGCCTAGCGAGGTGGGCGCGAGAAAGTTACGGCAATGGAAAGTTCGAGGAGATGGTTGATCCATCAATAAAGGGTGAAATAGGGATTCGGTGCTTGAAGAAATTTGTTGAGGTCGCGATGAATTGTTTACTTGACAACGGAATCGAACGGCCATCAATGGATGATGTGTTGGGGGGCCTTGAGTTCGCATTGCAATTGCAAGAGAGTGCAGACGAAGATGTCGGGCTTAATGCGGTTGAAATTGAGGCACTGGATAATGAGAAAGGTCTCTTCCCCAAGTCTACACTTGATGACTGTGATGACATGTCTAGTAGCAGCGGTGGACAAGTGTCAAGTACAAATAGCAACAGCAGGGTGACAATAATGACCAGTGGAGAGCAAAGTTCTGCCAGTACCAATAAGGATTCGGGCAAACTGATGTCCTCTGGGACAATATTTTCTGGGATTGTGAATCGTAGCGGTCTGTGA
- the LOC132180779 gene encoding probable mitochondrial-processing peptidase subunit beta, mitochondrial has translation MAMKHLLTLSRRSHRAATSYLAQAARSASTSQAIATPSSAPPPSPPPPTAMVYDRLAEAVKSKIKQLDNPDPRFLKHGSPHPATADLTRILSAPETRVTTLPNGLRVATESNLAARTATVGVWIDAGSRFETEETNGTAHFLEHMIFKGTERRSARQLEEEIENMGGHLNAYTSREQTTYYARVLDKDVPRALDVLADILQNSKFDEHRISRERDVILREMEEVEGQTEEVIFDHLHATAFQYTPLGRTILGPAQNIRTITKEHLQSYIQTHYTAPRMVIAASGAVKHEDVVEEVKKLFTKLSADPTTATQLVAKEPAFFTGSEVRIIDDDIPLAQFAVAFNGASWTDPDSIALMVMQAMLGSWNKSASSGKHMGSELAQRIGINEIAESMMSFNTNYKDTGLFGVYAVAKPDCLSDLAYAIMYETTKLCYRVSEADVIRARNQLKSSLMLHIDGTSPVAEDIGRQLLTYGRRIPFAELFARIDAVDASTIKRVANKFIFDKDIAIAAMGPIQGLPDYNWFRRRTYWIRY, from the exons ATGGCGATGAAGCACCTTCTGACCCTATCTCGCCGGTCCCACAGGGCGGCCACGTCATACCTGGCCCAGGCCGCCCGATCGGCCTCCACCTCCCAGGCGATCGCCACGCCATCATCGGCCCCACCGCCTTCCCCTCCTCCCCCGACGGCCATGGTATACGACCGCCTCGCCGAGGCCGTCAAGTCCAAGATCAAGCAGCTAGACAACCCGGACCCGCGCTTCCTCAAACACGGGTCGCCCCACCCGGCCACCGCGGACCTCACCCGGATCCTCTCCGCCCCGGAGACCCGCGTCACCACCCTCCCAAATGGCCTCCGCGTGGCCACGGAGTCGAACCTCGCGGCCCGCACGGCCACCGTCGGCGTATGGATCGACGCCGGGTCGAGGTTCGAGACGGAGGAGACCAACGGAACGGCGCATTTCCTCGAGCACATGATATTCAAGGGAACGGAGAGGCGGAGCGCGAGGCAGCTGGAGGAAGAGATCGAGAACATGGGGGGCCATCTGAACGCCTACACGTCCAGGGAGCAGACCACGTACTACGCCAGGGTCTTGGACAAGGACGTGCCCAGGGCGCTCGACGTCCTCGCTGATATCCTCCAGAACTCCAAGTTCGATGAGCACCGCATTAGCCGCGAGAGGGACGTGATTCTCAGGGAAATGGAGGAG GTTGAGGGGCAGACTGAGGAAGTTATTTTTGATCACTTGCATGCAACTGCATTCCAGTACACTCCTTTGGGAAGAACTATTCTTGGACCTGCTCAGAATATAAGGACAATAACAAAAGAACATCTCCAGAGCTATATTCAAACACACTACACAGCTCCCAGAATG GTCATTGCCGCTTCCGGAGCTGTGAAGCATGAAGACGTTGTTGAGgaagtaaaaaaattgtttacaaagTTGTCAGCAGATCCCACCACAGCCACTCAGCTAGTTGCAAAAGAACCAGCATTTTTTACCGGTTCTGAG GTTAGGATAATTGATGATGATATTCCTCTGGCACAATTTGCGGTTGCTTTTAATGGAGCATCTTGGACAGATCCAGATTCCATTGCTCTGATGGTAATGCAGGCTATGCTGGGTTCATGGAATAAAAGTGCTAGTAGTGGAAAGCACATGGG TTCTGAGCTGGCACAGAGGATTGGCATTAATGAAATTGCAGAAAGCATGATGTCTTTTAACACCAACTATAAAGACACTGGTCTATTTGGTGTTTATGCTGTTGCTAAG CCGGATTGCTTAAGTGATTTGGCATATGCGATAATGTATGAGACCACCAAGTTATGTTATCGAGTTTCAGAAGCTGATGTTATTCGTGCGCGTAATCAG TTGAAATCTTCTCTGATGCTTCACATTGATGGAACAAGTCCTGTAGCTGAAGATATTGGGCGCCAG CTACTTACATATGGCCGAAGAATCCCATTCGCTGAATTGTTTGCCAGAATTGATGCTGTTGATGCAAGCACCATTAAACGCGTTgcaaacaaatttatttttgacaag GATATTGCAATTGCTGCGATGGGGCCAATCCAGGGTTTGCCTGACTACAACTGGTTCAGACGCAGGACCTACTGGATCCGCTACTAG
- the LOC132182143 gene encoding receptor-like protein kinase FERONIA, whose amino-acid sequence MSKTHVSTVVKGSMGYMDPEYYRLQQLTEKFDVYSFGVMLCARPPLLCTVGKNQVSLAHWAPECYHNKMFDQIVDPFLKGVITLECLKKFGEIVVNCLLDDGTERPSMNEVVWGLELALQMQESTNYISFHGEMNGPLFQELAKGDSDNMFTFSSEGALNAKSTGPSMIENFANKDSDCLLPKTVYSLNAWLQEDDERI is encoded by the coding sequence ATGTCCAAGACCCACGTAAGCACAGTGGTCAAAGGCAGCATGGGGTATATGGATCCGGAATACTATCGACTTCAGCAGTTGACTGAAAAATTCGATGTGTACTCTTTTGGTGTAATGTTGTGTGCAAGACCACCGTTGCTTTGTACGGTTGGAAAGAACCAAGTGAGCCTGGCGCATTGGGCTCCAGAGTGTTATCACAACAAAATGTTTGATCAGATTGTTGATCCGTTTTTGAAGGGTGTGATCACGCTAGAGTGTCTAAAGAAATTTGGTGAGATTGTGGTGAATTGTTTGCTTGATGATGGAACCGAAAGGCCATCCATGAACGAGGTAGTGTGGGGCCTTGAGTTGGCATTACAAATGCAAGAGAGCACCAACTATATCAGTTTTCATGGAGAAATGAACGGACCCCTCTTTCAAGAGTTGGCAAAAGGTGACAGTGACAACATGTTTACATTTAGTAGTGAAGGGGCATTGAATGCAAAAAGTACCGGTCCGAGCATGATAGAAAATTTTGCTAATAAGGATTCTGATTGTTTGTTGCCTAAGACTGTGTATTCTCTTAATGCATGGTTGCAAGAGGATGATGAAAGAatatga
- the LOC132180778 gene encoding receptor-like protein kinase FERONIA, whose protein sequence is MWNRSKTRLWTTLLPRVTPLYLTFFLYHLTSTVAGSSPSAYTAVDNILLNCGSSGNSTTLDGRTWIGDLNSKFSPFEQYSQNKESLTAIAVQQSPSAVQVPYVTARISLSAFTYMFPVTAGQKFIRLYFYPASYPNFDRSKALFSVKAGRFTLLNNFNASLTADADDDPGDTIFREYCVNIEEDQRLNITFTPSGSNSYAFVSGIEILSMPSNLYYPPSDNEGLFFIGQRNLYHIDNDTALEMVYRVNVGGRSISPAEDTGMFRGWNQDDKYLTQYEDLVLPFNDTIELKFTQVPAYTAPEEVYQTARTMGTNKTINKSYNLTWEFPVDSGFYYLIRLHFCEFQPEIIQQHDREFLIFIANQTAEEAADVIKWSGGNGVPVYREYVVAMFGKEGVKKMRVCIALQANPQDWKTSYSDAILNGVEIFKVSAFNGNLAGPNPDPLPLTPRTVMPPTPPMKSKNNIITIVVVVGGASSFVVLSIIGFLILRRRQSASDGTTWWGPSSFSMTKSMKTHTSSLPSSLCVVTSHYLRLEKLPTTLMNES, encoded by the coding sequence ATGTGGAACCGAAGCAAAACACGTCTTTGGACCACCCTCTTACCACGTGTTACACCACTCTACCTAACATTCTTTCTGTACCACCTGACCAGCACCGTCGCCGGTAGCTCGCCGTCTGCTTACACCGCAGTTGATAATATTCTCCTCAACTGTGGCTCCTCCGGTAATTCAACTACTTTAGACGGTCGGACCTGGATTGGGGATCTGAATTCAAAGTTCTCTCCCTTTGAACAGTACTCACAAAACAAGGAATCTTTGACCGCCATCGCAGTTCAACAATCCCCCTCTGCCGTCCAAGTACCCTATGTCACTGCCCGGATCTCTCTCTCCGCGTTCACCTACATGTTCCCGGTCACCGCCGGCCAAAAATTCATTCGATTATACTTCTACCCGGCTTCATACCCCAACTTTGATCGTTCTAAAGCCCTCTTCTCTGTCAAAGCTGGCCGTTTTACTCTTCTCAATAACTTCAACGCTTCACTCACAGCAGATGCCGATGATGATCCTGGGGATACCATATTCAGAGAATACTGTGTCAACATCGAGGAGGATCAGAGGTTGAACATAACCTTCACCCCGAGCGGTTCTAATTCATATGCTTTCGTCAGCGGAATTGAAATCCTGTCGATGCCTTCCAATCTCTATTACCCTCCGTCTGACAATGAAGGGCTTTTTTTTATCGGCCAGCGGAACCTGTACCACATCGATAACGACACTGCTCTCGAGATGGTATACAGAGTAAATGTTGGAGGCCGCTCCATCTCACCGGCCGAAGACACTGGCATGTTCCGGGGCTGGAATCAGGACGACAAGTACTTGACACAATATGAAGATCTTGTTCTACCTTTTAACGATACTATTGAACTCAAGTTTACCCAGGTACCTGCATACACGGCACCAGAAGAAGTCTATCAAACTGCCCGGACTATGGGGACGAACAAAACGATCAACAAGAGCTACAATCTCACCTGGGAATTTCCCGTAGATTCTGGCTTTTATTACCTCATTAGGCTGCACTTCTGCGAGTTTCAACCAGAGATCATCCAGCAACACGACAGAGAGTTCCTTATTTTCATAGCAAATCAAACCGCGGAGGAAGCAGCTGACGTGATAAAATGGAGCGGTGGAAATGGTGTTCCGGTATATAGAGAATACGTCGTTGCGATGTTTGGCAAAGAAGGCGTGAAGAAAATGAGGGTCTGTATCGCATTACAAGCAAACCCGCAAGATTGGAAGACTTCTTACAGTGATGCAATCTTGAACGGTGTCGAAATCTTTAAAGTAAGCGCCTTTAATGGCAATCTCGCCGGACCCAATCCAGACCCACTTCCATTGACCCCTCGAACAGTCATGCCACCAACTCCGCCGATGAAGTCGAAGAATAACATAATAACAATAGTTGTCGTCGTTGGTGGAGCTTCCAGCTTTGTTGTGCTGTCGATCATCGGGTTCTTGATTTTACGGCGGCGCCAGAGTGCTAGCGATGGTACAACATGGTGGGGTCCAAGTTCTTTCTCTATGACCAAGTCAATGAAGACCCACACGTCATCTCTACCGTCCTCTCTTTGTGTTGTCACGTCTCATTACCTTAGATTAGAGAAGTTACCGACAACTTTGATGAATGAAtcctaa
- the LOC132180781 gene encoding protein PLANT CADMIUM RESISTANCE 9-like produces MHPNNQNAPRDGQWSTGLCGCCDDPLNYVITCCFPFITAGQIVEIVDGGNTSCLVGGLTYFALAYVGCGWVHSCTYRSKLRALFSLPEAPCADWLVHCCCCPCALRQEYRELRIRGADPSLGWQGNVEEWRRTGTTPPIVAPGMTR; encoded by the exons ATGCACCCAAACAACCAGAACGCTCCTCGCGATGGGCAATGGTCTACCGGACTTTGTGGTTGTTGTGATGATCCCCTCAACT ATGTCATAACATGTTGCTTTCCATTTATCACCGCCGGCCAGATTGTGGAGATTGTTGATGGAGGAAATACAT CATGTCTAGTTGGTGGCCTCACCTACTTTGCTTTGGCCTATGTTGGCTGCGGATGGGTACACTCTTGCACATACCGCTCCAAACTGCGAGCCCTCTTCTCACTCCCAGAAGCTCCGTGCGCAGATTGGTTGGTTCATTGCTGCTGCTGTCCATGTGCTCTTCGTCAGGAGTATCGAGAACTCAGAATTCGTGGGGCTGATCCCTCCCTAG GTTGGCAAGGCAATGTAGAGGAGTGGAGGCGGACAGGAACAACGCCTCCTATAGTTGCACCTGGCATGACTCGTTAA